A window of Solanum stenotomum isolate F172 chromosome 9, ASM1918654v1, whole genome shotgun sequence genomic DNA:
TATCATAACTTGAAcagatgagaagaaatcacTCAATATTTTTTACATGTATTGGAGTTTGAATATGAGACCtgaaaattctcaatttagttTATTAACTATTAAACCACATCCTTAAGTGCCACGTGTCATGTTTAATATTACTCCACTTGTCCTTAACCATGGTGAGAGCATGTGCATAGTTAGGTCAAGTTTCAAGATTTCATCCAAAAACCTAATATATCTCCCTCCTAGTAGcttatagaaagaaaaagaaaaaaagacttttaGCTAGCTAGGTTTGGGTAATTGCACTTAATTAAGGGTTTTGGCCTTTGGGTagctagaaaaataattaagtacATATTACAGTGTGTTTGGTATGCCTGAGTTCAGTTTCTATGGCAAAAAGTTTTTAACTATAATAATAGTATCTTACTTGTTAGTTGGAGAAGTAATATAAAGATGAAAGTTAAAGATAATTAAGGAGAATGATCTTAACCAAAGACATTTTTTCTGTCTTGAATtgagagaaattatttttattttttattaaacaaataaaaaaaattaacgtcctcgtaaaaaaaatatacttctaAAATGACTTCACTAATATTGACCACACCACCTtgaataaatgagaaaatggtcaaatgtcTTCCCAATCTATTACCggatttccaactacacacttcAACTTTACGGGTGTCCTATCGCCCCCCTAAACtgtttaaaactaaaattattacACCCTTAAAAAACAACAACCATATTTATATTGACGGGTGAAACCCATGCGTTTGACGCATCGATTTCTTAAAAAACTATTATTCTTTACCTTTTCCCCCTATATTTTCATCTTCCCTTCCAACACCAAAAtcttttcaccatttttttctttcgcTGCAAATAGAAATTAATGCATTCAccattttttgttctttcagcAAAATCTTTCCACCAACATTACCAAGTCCTAAATCTTTGACATATCAAAAAACCTCAATTATTAatgcttctttttttctttataattgtcaataaattaattcatatctTTTTGGTGGAACTCTAAATAATTTGACGATTTATGATAGCAAAAGGAAATTTCTAACTATCTTCAGAAATCATTAGATctaaattcatttaaaaaaagtgtCACACCATTTTATCACAAAATAACCCAACTAGCAGCTATCGTCAACGAGCGGTAGCAATGACAGTTTTGAAGAGGAAAAGGCCATCAAAATTTTcgatttatatatgtttcatacACTATTTAATTGATACTAGATAATTTTTATGGATGTATTTGTAAAATTGCTCAAATTGAGGCTATGTATACATAACAATGCGACATTGATCTATCcaatttcattctcaaaatcacATGTGGGCTTCGTTGAAAACCCAAAATTCTTTCTgggttttgaaataaaattgcCAAATTGAGGCATTGAATAATCAAGATATGAATTTTCAACACAATCGGCTTTGTGGGTTGGCATGTAAAGTGATGATTAACAACTCCAATAATATCAttaagaaattgattttcaaaattttctaatttcatgcacaaattgaaaaataaaaattcaagaatcaagaggaATACTAAAATTTCATTATCAATTATGTGGAGATGGTAGTGACGGTGACGATGGAGAAAATAGTGACGGTGGAGATTTAGAGATGGTGAGTGGTGGAATTTGGTCTATGTTGTAATGAAGAAGAAcgaaacaaataaagaaaaaagaataattataaATACAAGTATTTctgaaagaaatattaaaaataaaagtttactATTTGATTTAGTGCTCACTCTAGTGAAATACACTCACTTTGCCACATAAGCGTTTAGGGAGATGATAATTTCAGTTTTAAATAGTTTGGAGGGTGCGGGTGATAGGACTCCCATAAAAtttaagtgtgtagttgggaaTCCGATAATAGATTGGAAGGgcatttggccattttctccgaataaattttaaaagatttcaaaagatgcctttcaattttcttatttgattggtcttaaataatataaattattttttttaaaaaaagaagttttttaaaaataaaataaaatatgacttTCACTGGTAAAAGGAGGAAGTAAAAATGCTCCATGTAAACTCGGGTGATATTTACATTAATTATGTCGTCCCATCCTTCAACATACACCTCATCTTCACTCCATTCTCACTACCTATAACACTATCTTCATGAGTCACGGCAATCTCTCATAGTATTTAtctatattaaatataaatataaatataaatatttttttgaaaataatagtgAGAAAATAAGCTCTATTTTGTATCCATTTCTTCTTTTACCACTTCTCAGTATAATTTTTTACCACTTATGCTCACCACCATGGCACCATCTGTGATAGTgacaaaaatgacaaataataaGTTTGTCTAAAACTTATTATAAACCCGCAATACTTCAAACTTTGTgcattaataatatattttttctttttattattatatattaaattaacctacaacaacaataaaaaaaatcatttttctttctcatgATATGTCATATGAGAATAAAAATTTACTACCACTatgaaataaatatgaaaaatagttcAAGCGCGCACAACGAATCAATGATATTTACCAATAAGGGTTTGTAAGTAGTTCggtattcttttatttttaattaaatctttTGAGTTTGAATTTTCCGTGAATAGAGTTGTTAGGGAGTGTTTTATcccaatataaatttttttacgTAAATTTAGATTTAGTCAAACTTCAATTTAAATACCGGATATCGAAtgaaaaatcaatcaaaataaatcaaagttTGTAGCAATTAAAGATTAgggcccgtttggattgacttttggcttatgacttataagccaaaagacataagttaggatttctaactTTTGACTTTTGgcctatttttgttattttgacttaaataagtactccctccgtccctatttacttgtccatatttccttttttggttgtccctatttagttgtccattttgacaaatcaagaaaggacaacaaattttttcctattatacccttatttacacttcttgaaaattgtaaaagtgtatgttgtttccctccaatttatttcactttaattcaaataagtggttgtaattttgaagtgaaaagttgtcataagggtaaaattgtaacttcactgtgctaatcattgttgccttaatctgtgtgctatttctaaagtggacaactaaaaagggacggagggagtacttataagcactttttaactttattcaaacacttcaaaactatttaaaagctattttgACTCGAAAGCACCAAAAATAAGCCAATTCAAACGGACAATTTTGTTGAGACTAAAACTCAACCCTTCtccattttctcataattatttttatcccaaattaataattaaaaaaaactcgTAAGTCGTTTCCACaccaaattaaacaaaaaaaaataccaaaatacaaaacaaaaacataaaaaggaGTCATGATGATATCCATAAgatccaaaataacaaaaatacaaactATATTCCATCATAAAGAAAGTTCATCAAAATATCCTATCATCTGTATAATCTGCATGGATGCCACATGTCTCACCTTCATGCTTTGATACGCCACcgcattttaattaatttgtttcataATTACTCTCATCGTTTTTAGGCCtctatatcaaaaatattttccattttaaCTTTGTCTATTTATTACTCAAAAGAGtttaattacttattaattttcttaacccaacaaaaaggtaaaattgaacaactatttatataatatcattaattactCTGTCCTTGCATCAAATAGATGGTTTTTACTTTATAcgataattaaaaaattattaataaagtATTTATTTCAACTCTTAAAAGTCATATAAATTATAgagataaaatgaaaaaaattaattaatttggtcCTAACATAGTAAATGATTACTTTCTCTATGTCTGCAATTTTAGACTAattaaatttaacatttaaataatttatttaattagttaaattgatcaatgaacataaattaatcattaaaataGAAAGAGTGTTACttaaattaatcattaaaaGAGTGTTACttaaattaatcattaaaataGAAAGAGTGTTACttatttgattttgtgaaatgacaaatataaaaaatatttatttattttcaaaaaatacatctaaatatgacatatattaaCATCTATTCTAAGTAAATGCAACATATACGAGAAATATGAAACAACAAGTATCTCACTAACAATCCAAATAAACCCAAAATTCACACgaattaataattatatcaatCCTCCTTTTTCAGCAACTGCACGGAACTGTACGAAGTTCAAGAATTTTATCTAAACAGAGCAAATATAACAAAtccacattttattttttcaaaaaatactataaatagcATTGAAGAAAATCCCATTAATTCCACTCCACCAGAAGCACTTAGAAAAGAGGTCAAATTATACAAAGGCAAGAAATTATTACTCCGTTGATTTAATGCAAATGGACTACTAATATATATAACACCACATAAATAGTGGATTCAACATTAAACTTTAATATAACACAATAATACCCTCACAATCTCACCTTCAACAAAatggaaattgaaattgaaaattacatcttcataattaatagacgACCCAGAAATCTTACATTCATTAAAAATAAGgcaaaaaaaatctaataagCTTTCAGaattagtaataataataaaacagtcacacatcttcatcttcttcgtcTTCCTCCATCTCATATATACACAAAACTCTCTTATTCTTGTTGGATTATATATGGATGGTGCAGCAGCAGCAACTAGTAAATTAAACCGTACATTTAAAAACTTGTATATACAAAAATCATTCTTCTCAAATCTCAATAATTTCTTCTTTGTCATCATCAACAATTGTTTAATTTGTAGGACCACAAAAAACGAGCTCCATCAATGGCCCATGAGCtctccataactttttttttcttttcaagtcAGTAGGTCATTGACCCACCCCAGATCTGGTCCTCCACATAATCCACTGTCACTGTAAAATCTGTTTGTAGCATTGTTATTGTTCGGCTCTTCAACAAAGCTCAACCTCGAGCTCGAAACAGGGCTAGGAGATGGAAATTCCCTTGTGTAGAATTTGGTTCTCGAATTTGAAATTGGACTTGGAGATAGAGTCGAAGGCGAAAGAAGGAACTGCTGCTGATCATCGTAActgttattgttgttgaaattCACATCCAGCCATGGTAAATTCCCATCAAAATTAACAGAATGAGAATGAGCAGCAGCTGCTGCTGAAGAATTTGGTTCATGATTCACATTCATAGCTTCCAATGAGCTAACCAATTCAGTAAGTGCATCTTTGTAACTCAACAGCCCAGATGGATCGAGCTGACCCATTCCAGAGGACGACGACTCAACACTCCCAAAACGATCGGTGTAACGCGACATGGGAGAAGAGAACTGGTTTCGATTGGCAGGGGAAAGAGGCGGTGAGAGGGACGGTGACATAGGGGGAGAGATATGGGACATACCAATTAAAGTAGAAGTTGGGGAAGCAGAAACAGAATGGCAAAAAACACAATGGTTCATATTTCGGTACTTTTTCTCAATTGGGGAATTATTCAAATTCTTGGGTGATGAACCACTTTCGTAACAACTAGGTGGAAGAACACGAAGCTGTCTCGGAGTATGTGCAAAGAAACAAATCTTGCGTTTGCAGTTTTTCCCATCTTTGCATGCTTCAGTCCTATACCGAGTTGGGTGAAGCCAACACTCAAACACCCCATGTGCAAACTCACAATTATCACCCCTGCTACAATTTCCCTTCCTAAATTCAGAACAAACCGTCCCGGAATAATGAAACCTCCTCGGATCCCTCCGTCTAGCCTTCTCACCAGGATGAGCAAACGGACAATCAGTCCAATCATGGCTCCGGCTACGGGTACACCGCCTCACTTTAAACTCGTACATACGAAAATGGTCAGACGAGTACGGATCAGCATCGTCATCATCATCCAAACTGTTATACGGTAAAAACTTCTGAAATAGAGTATCCGATTCAGTTCCCAACCCGCCTACAGACTTTGGTGAATCCATAAACTGGACATCAGAAACAACATGGTCGATTGATGAAAGAGTAGAACGTCGGCTTAGTAATTTTCTAGGGGGAATATCAATGTCACGAAGAGATTTCTTGTAGAGTTGGTGAGAGGGATGAAATTTATGATGGTGCAATTCAGCACAAAGGCCTTCCATGATTGAAAATGGGAGAAATTTTTATAAAGTGAATTCTTTTGTTAATGGGAGAGTGTTGTAGAATGAGGGAGACATGAAAAAAAGATGTGAACAAAGGGATGATTATatagtaaacaaaaaaaaaaaaatgaaatgaattttaatggaaaacacaattattttttggGGTGACGAGGATGGTGTGAGTGATGGGCAAGGAAGTGCGTGGCTGAAGAGTATTAGGGATTGACATGCAAAGAGAGATATGTGGCAGCTCCATACATAGTTCTTCTGCATGCAATATTAGTTTTTTGTGGAAAAAAAGACAATATtctccctattttttttttatatactcccatttcaatttgtgtgaatttttaacttttcatgtgatttgtttaaaaatcataagattaaaatatgttaagtttgttaaattattaatttaaaattttggttttttTATGTGTCACGCATTtggtttttaatttaatttttttaatttttaacttttcacGTGATATGTTTAAAAATTAGAAGATTAAAGAACGTTATGtttgttatattattaatttaaaattattatttttggtttattttataggttaaataaattaaaatggagaaaaagtatatttttttagtttggtTTTCTTTTAAGATAGGTTATGTCCGCACATGGGGGTAGCTGGGAATCTTACTTCCGTTAATCTAATTTCAcctcttttttagttttttaatcCATAGTAGAATCTAATGTTGTTCGATTAGAGTTAAAATCTCACCTAATTAAGGGTTATGGTCTGGATGACGTTCATGTATGATGGAAGACAAGTTTATGAAAAGGggtgaaaaattatattttaggtGAATTTTATATCGGAATgacagaaattttttgaaacgttataaaaatgatttcagaattgtgtttattgaattaaaatttgaaggATAGATTTATGTGGCTTAGATTCAAAACGGACCATAACATAATAGTTGGAGTAGAGTTACTACacaatttgattttaaaaaaatatttttcaaaatattggtGAAGtgttttttacttattttttaaaattattattgtataaATTTCTTTTAAGATAGTTGTGACTCGTACAATCGTACTATCCTGTTAGCATCCTTCTTCCGTGAATCTATTGTTTCACCTCTTTTTATTACTCCTTGAGTAGCGtgttatttattatattatataataaattaaaataatggaTAAGAGGtttcaattgtttttttcattgaaagtttagtaatttatattatactactataaattattgaatCTTTGACATAAATAAAACCATCTGAAAAAAATGTATTGAAATCATGCGTCATTAGCGCCATAGTTATGAAGTTTAGgtctaatatttttttgaaggtTGAGTACTTTTATTTATGGTGTAAAGAATTTTCAACtattatattcatttttcatcTATTACTGTACTATATAATACGTctcaaaatatattgaaatcATGTGTTGTGccttaattatgaattttaggTTTaccattttttgtgttttagtcATTTTCATTAATAGTGTAAAGACTAactagattttttttctcatttattaccGTAACATATAAAATCTTGAAAGgatatgaaaaatgatataacTCAGCGGTAGACTGTCATCTTGATATGGTGAAAATCATTGGTTCAAGCTTGATTATCTCTACGTTGCTTCCTTCTTACGTGATAGagaagtcttttttttttcatttattactgtaaaacataaacatatataGTACGTCTTGAAAggacattaaaaataataaaactgaaTAGTAAGCTGTCATCTTGATTGATATTgtgaaaattattgattcagGCTTGATTATCTCTTCAATGACGGACTAATCATCACATGacactaatttatttttaaaattgcaatattatttttgcGAGAGGTAcctatttcatatattttgaattacTAAATAATGCTAAAAATTCtttttatgagttttttttcttcaacctTTTGACAGAATTTTTACTCAACTACTATTTGCCCCGGTGAACTTTATTTTTGGAACTTACTTTTACTCTTTTGTACTTTTTCTTTCCTCTAGAAACTACAAGAGGAAACATTTTAAGATGCCACAAAGTGTATCGATGAAGAGTTCCACCTCATAGGTAGGTAGATGattttttgaacttttcatATGGCTTGAATAATTTGTACTTTTGCGTTAGCTTTCGAATTTATATTGAACTAGTGGATTTGTCCGCACTTCGCGCGATTATAAAAGACGATAAGATATTAAACATAcgataataaaatattcatataaaatataaaataaagataaattataaAGAGAACGTACGAAATAAATGAATAATGCTACATCATTCTTATGACCTTAATCATTAAAAAACAAAcgaaaaaattatgaaattaatacataattattcGATTTCATTTCGATGTGACGACGTCCATCCCCACAAGTTGTTCACCATACAAATAGCCTTCCTTTTGTTCTTCAAATCacccaaaaatatgaatataataagCACCAGAAACATAACTTAAAAGGGcaataatgtgatatttttactatgtcttaggttgtctcaatttataacactataatatgaaatatcaaatattgtcatgaatatgactattaattattttaggaaTTATGAA
This region includes:
- the LOC125876470 gene encoding zinc finger CCCH domain-containing protein 2 — encoded protein: MEGLCAELHHHKFHPSHQLYKKSLRDIDIPPRKLLSRRSTLSSIDHVVSDVQFMDSPKSVGGLGTESDTLFQKFLPYNSLDDDDDADPYSSDHFRMYEFKVRRCTRSRSHDWTDCPFAHPGEKARRRDPRRFHYSGTVCSEFRKGNCSRGDNCEFAHGVFECWLHPTRYRTEACKDGKNCKRKICFFAHTPRQLRVLPPSCYESGSSPKNLNNSPIEKKYRNMNHCVFCHSVSASPTSTLIGMSHISPPMSPSLSPPLSPANRNQFSSPMSRYTDRFGSVESSSSGMGQLDPSGLLSYKDALTELVSSLEAMNVNHEPNSSAAAAAHSHSVNFDGNLPWLDVNFNNNNSYDDQQQFLLSPSTLSPSPISNSRTKFYTREFPSPSPVSSSRLSFVEEPNNNNATNRFYSDSGLCGGPDLGWVNDLLT